Proteins encoded in a region of the Halothiobacillus diazotrophicus genome:
- the mpl gene encoding UDP-N-acetylmuramate:L-alanyl-gamma-D-glutamyl-meso-diaminopimelate ligase: MKKIHILGIAGTFMGSLAQLARQMGYAVSGRDHAIYPPMSDQLAQAGIPVETDMDAPLPEDAEIIVGNVMRRDMPVIDQLLSGFYRYRSGPQWLGEELLRDRFVLAVAGTHGKTTTSALLAWILESAGMAPGFLIGGVPANFGVSARLGETPFFVIEADEYDTAFFDKRSKFLHYRPRGVILNNLEFDHADIFPDLAAIERQFAHFLRLVPNRGLVVMADDTPALERVVAQGCWSPIERFGSGTSAAPWRVDGRGIWLDGQQLGDFPPNILGRHNRMNALAALALARFAGVPPEQGLAALATFTGVARRLQNRGTEAGVTVYDDFAHHPTAIIETIAALREQLSDRAGQGRLIVVVDPRSNTMRAGVHAEVLADALEGADLVVFHSPENLPWSPSHALAALGGRARFPSTVDAVLTTVMSLIRPGDVVLVMSNGSFDGLHQRLLDALAATGPV, translated from the coding sequence ATGAAGAAAATTCACATTCTGGGTATCGCGGGCACCTTCATGGGGTCGTTGGCCCAATTGGCCCGCCAGATGGGGTACGCGGTCAGCGGGCGCGATCATGCGATCTACCCGCCGATGAGCGATCAGCTCGCGCAGGCCGGAATCCCGGTCGAAACCGATATGGACGCACCTCTGCCCGAAGATGCGGAAATCATCGTCGGTAACGTGATGCGCCGGGACATGCCGGTGATCGACCAGTTGCTGAGCGGCTTCTACCGTTATCGTTCCGGACCCCAATGGCTGGGGGAGGAACTGCTGCGGGATCGGTTCGTGCTGGCCGTGGCCGGGACGCACGGGAAAACGACGACCAGTGCCCTGCTGGCCTGGATTTTGGAGTCGGCCGGTATGGCACCCGGATTCCTGATCGGCGGGGTGCCGGCCAATTTCGGCGTGAGCGCTCGTCTGGGCGAGACGCCGTTTTTCGTCATCGAGGCGGATGAGTACGACACCGCATTTTTCGACAAGCGCTCGAAATTCCTGCATTACCGGCCGCGCGGGGTCATCCTGAACAATCTCGAGTTCGACCATGCCGATATCTTTCCGGACCTCGCGGCGATCGAGCGGCAGTTCGCGCATTTCCTGCGACTGGTGCCCAATCGGGGGCTGGTGGTGATGGCTGACGACACGCCGGCCCTGGAGCGGGTGGTGGCGCAGGGCTGCTGGTCCCCCATCGAGCGATTCGGTTCGGGAACATCGGCCGCCCCCTGGCGTGTCGATGGGCGGGGGATCTGGCTGGATGGCCAGCAGCTCGGCGATTTCCCGCCTAATATCTTGGGGCGACACAACCGGATGAACGCGTTGGCGGCGCTGGCGCTGGCCCGCTTTGCAGGCGTGCCGCCCGAGCAGGGCCTGGCGGCATTGGCGACGTTCACCGGTGTGGCGCGGCGGTTGCAGAATCGCGGCACCGAGGCGGGCGTGACCGTCTACGACGATTTCGCCCACCATCCGACGGCCATCATCGAGACGATCGCCGCCCTGCGCGAGCAATTGTCCGACCGTGCGGGGCAGGGCCGATTGATCGTGGTGGTGGATCCGCGTTCGAACACCATGCGCGCCGGCGTGCATGCCGAGGTGCTGGCGGACGCGCTCGAGGGCGCGGATCTCGTGGTGTTTCACAGCCCGGAGAATCTGCCATGGTCGCCATCGCACGCCCTGGCGGCACTGGGGGGGCGGGCTCGTTTCCCGTCGACGGTCGATGCAGTGTTGACGACCGTGATGTCGTTGATTCGACCGGGTGACGTGGTGCTGGTGATGAGCAACGGGAGTTTTGACGGGCTGCACCAGCGCCTGCTCGATGCGTTGGCGGCAACCGGGCCCGTTTGA
- a CDS encoding LON peptidase substrate-binding domain-containing protein, which translates to MTETQTLPLFPLHTVLFPEGYLPLRIFETRYIDMVRQSLRESQPFGVVLLKQGGEVLQCETDLDTTEFNALGTMARIVDTDLAADGMLHIETRGLRRFRVERFWMARDGLIMGEVDPLSPAVVPEAAVEQLPRLTAFLERIMSDRDPHRAEPRFDDPVWVIYRLLERLPIKLEDRQRVLATDQLDLTVRHLSAMISALE; encoded by the coding sequence ATGACCGAAACTCAGACCTTGCCGTTATTCCCTTTGCATACGGTATTGTTCCCCGAGGGTTATCTGCCGTTACGCATTTTCGAGACGCGTTATATCGACATGGTGCGGCAGAGTTTGCGAGAATCCCAACCCTTTGGCGTCGTGCTCCTGAAGCAGGGCGGCGAGGTGCTGCAGTGCGAAACGGATCTGGATACCACCGAATTCAATGCGCTGGGCACCATGGCCCGCATCGTGGATACCGATCTGGCCGCCGACGGCATGCTGCACATCGAGACGCGCGGACTGCGCCGTTTTCGGGTCGAGCGATTCTGGATGGCGCGCGATGGCCTGATCATGGGCGAGGTCGATCCCCTGTCGCCGGCCGTCGTTCCGGAGGCCGCGGTGGAGCAGCTTCCGCGCCTGACGGCATTTCTCGAGCGGATCATGAGCGATCGGGATCCACATCGTGCCGAGCCGCGGTTCGATGATCCCGTGTGGGTGATCTATCGACTGCTCGAACGACTGCCGATCAAGCTGGAGGATCGGCAACGCGTGCTGGCTACCGATCAGTTAGATCTGACGGTGCGCCATCTTTCTGCCATGATTTCCGCTTTGGAATGA
- the trxA gene encoding thioredoxin has protein sequence MTVQEATFDTIDSLITQNEILIVDFWAPWCGPCQSFAPIFEQAAEAHPDVTFVKANTEAEQQLAAYFQIRSIPTLMVFRQQILLFNQAGALPRQALDELIGKVKALDMDVVRQEIAKAEAGDQAAQ, from the coding sequence ATGACCGTTCAAGAAGCAACTTTCGACACGATCGACAGCTTGATTACCCAAAACGAGATTTTGATCGTGGATTTCTGGGCGCCGTGGTGCGGTCCGTGTCAGTCATTCGCGCCGATTTTCGAACAGGCGGCGGAAGCCCACCCGGATGTTACCTTCGTCAAGGCGAATACCGAGGCGGAGCAGCAGCTGGCGGCCTATTTCCAGATTCGCTCGATTCCCACCCTGATGGTGTTCCGTCAGCAGATTCTGCTGTTCAACCAGGCCGGTGCCCTGCCGCGTCAGGCCTTGGATGAACTGATCGGCAAGGTCAAGGCGCTGGACATGGACGTCGTGCGCCAGGAGATCGCCAAGGCCGAGGCGGGCGATCAGGCCGCGCAATAA
- a CDS encoding AEC family transporter, with translation MISVLLQMAATIAMGLLWRRFEFGGWSAERARGALTTSVYYFFLPALVLAVLWRAPLGVDTVKISLSAATGILVSMAAMVLVGRMMTLSRPLFGALLLAASFPNATYMGLPLLASLFGDPGKAIAIQYDLFASTPLLLSLGILLAARFGNHNEQIHPVKSLLRVPPLWAALLGSLLNLTGVPQPDWAAAFLDRIGGAVVPIMLVALGMSLRLATLMPRHLRTVSPALAIQLLLMPTAVLGMTTLLGLTGDLKMAVVLEGATPVMVLGLVLCDRFGLDTEAYATTATASTLLALVTLPLWHYLLA, from the coding sequence ATGATTAGCGTACTTCTGCAAATGGCGGCAACGATCGCCATGGGCTTGTTGTGGCGACGTTTCGAGTTTGGTGGCTGGTCCGCCGAGCGCGCACGCGGCGCCCTGACGACGTCCGTATACTATTTCTTTCTGCCGGCGCTCGTGCTGGCGGTACTTTGGCGTGCCCCGCTGGGCGTAGATACCGTGAAGATCTCGTTGTCTGCGGCCACCGGGATATTGGTGTCGATGGCCGCCATGGTTCTGGTCGGGCGCATGATGACCCTGTCGCGCCCGTTGTTCGGCGCGCTGCTGCTCGCGGCCAGCTTCCCGAATGCGACCTACATGGGCCTGCCATTGCTCGCCAGCCTGTTCGGCGATCCGGGCAAGGCGATCGCGATCCAGTACGACCTCTTCGCCAGCACGCCGCTGTTGCTGTCCCTTGGTATCCTGCTGGCGGCGCGGTTCGGCAACCACAACGAGCAGATCCATCCGGTGAAATCCCTGTTGCGGGTGCCCCCGCTCTGGGCGGCGCTGCTGGGTTCTCTGCTGAATCTGACCGGCGTACCGCAGCCGGACTGGGCGGCGGCATTCCTGGATCGAATCGGCGGGGCCGTGGTGCCCATCATGCTCGTGGCGCTGGGGATGAGCCTGCGTCTGGCGACGCTGATGCCGCGGCATCTGCGCACGGTCAGTCCCGCATTGGCGATTCAGCTGCTTTTGATGCCCACCGCCGTGCTGGGGATGACCACGCTGCTGGGGCTCACCGGCGACCTGAAGATGGCGGTGGTCCTGGAAGGCGCGACGCCGGTGATGGTGCTCGGTCTGGTGCTCTGCGACCGATTCGGTCTGGATACCGAGGCCTATGCCACCACGGCGACCGCATCCACCCTTCTGGCCTTGGTGACCCTGCCGCTATGGCATTACCTGCTCGCATGA
- a CDS encoding FKBP-type peptidyl-prolyl cis-trans isomerase produces MLIEQNAVVRMRYVLTDDDGAVIDDTAERGFEYIHGHGNLIPALEAALAGKAEGDRLEVTIEPEDAYGLHDETAVLTVPRSRFAPEVVLVEGNMVETLGPEGRIEMMILKIDGDEITVDLNHPLAGLRLHFAIEVGPIRMGHPDEIKHGRVHPGGHHLMVGDSTYMGDWEGDEGGRG; encoded by the coding sequence ATGTTGATTGAACAAAACGCCGTTGTCAGGATGCGTTACGTTCTGACGGACGACGATGGGGCGGTGATTGACGATACCGCCGAACGCGGATTCGAATACATTCATGGTCATGGCAATCTGATCCCCGCCCTGGAGGCAGCTTTGGCCGGCAAGGCCGAGGGCGACCGACTCGAGGTGACCATCGAGCCGGAGGATGCTTATGGTCTTCATGACGAAACGGCTGTCCTGACGGTGCCGCGATCCCGCTTCGCGCCGGAGGTCGTGCTGGTTGAAGGCAACATGGTGGAAACCCTGGGGCCCGAGGGGCGCATCGAAATGATGATTCTCAAGATCGACGGCGACGAGATCACGGTCGATCTGAATCATCCGCTGGCGGGGTTGCGTCTGCATTTCGCCATCGAGGTGGGTCCGATACGCATGGGGCATCCGGATGAGATCAAGCATGGCCGCGTGCACCCCGGCGGTCACCATCTGATGGTGGGCGACTCGACCTACATGGGCGACTGGGAAGGGGACGAGGGCGGCCGTGGCTGA
- a CDS encoding M61 family metallopeptidase, translated as MAEAPLPHIHLTFGRVASRYVDVRMTLPSNPQGWRLSLPAWIPGSYLIRDFAKNLVGMVAETRDGAPLPITPLDQQTWQLPGCDEPAIVTYAVYCADFSVRTAHADSDHVFFNGSSLFLRAHGLEQQSHQLTLDLSTLPDTWRVATAMPADPQVPGGYRADDYEALIDYPFEIGEFEEVAFEAGGVPHRMVFSNPLPGTDFARIARDVARICAVEIDLFDGAPFDGYLFLVALDGQGFGGLEHRDSTALIFPREDLPMRGESAVSPGYQRFLSLCAHEYFHSWHVKRIRPAAFENLPLAGPAHTRLLWVFEGFTSYFDDWLVRRAGLIDEAQYLSALAQTVNRAVRGKGWQRQTLEDSSFYAWTRFYQQDENAVNAIVSYYTRGAMVALMLDLILRKAGRSLATVMQRLWQSHGAVGLPEGAAIERLIESVGGLPLGEFFADALRGTVPLDFVPLLAEFGVRAEAVAEPPFSVVDFGAVVGGDDPRVARVQIVFEDRPAAQAGLAAGDEIVALDGYAINGAGWQKRLDRYRAGDWVSVTGFRQGRLRQWRVSLGASVLNQWRLSPSADSGTAAVTRRSTWLAVADHVVGRDE; from the coding sequence GTGGCTGAGGCGCCTTTGCCGCACATCCATCTGACCTTCGGTCGTGTGGCGTCGCGTTACGTCGACGTGCGCATGACCCTGCCGTCCAATCCGCAGGGGTGGCGGCTGAGTCTGCCTGCCTGGATCCCCGGCAGCTATCTGATCCGTGACTTCGCCAAGAATCTGGTGGGGATGGTTGCCGAAACGCGCGATGGTGCCCCGTTGCCCATCACGCCGCTCGATCAGCAGACCTGGCAGTTGCCGGGATGCGACGAGCCGGCAATCGTGACCTACGCCGTCTATTGCGCGGATTTTTCCGTGCGGACGGCGCATGCGGATAGCGATCATGTCTTTTTCAACGGCAGCAGTCTCTTCCTGCGCGCCCATGGGCTCGAACAGCAGTCACACCAACTGACACTGGATTTGTCGACGCTGCCGGACACCTGGCGGGTGGCGACGGCGATGCCTGCCGATCCGCAGGTCCCGGGCGGTTACCGTGCCGATGACTATGAGGCGCTGATCGACTATCCCTTCGAAATCGGCGAATTTGAGGAGGTTGCCTTCGAGGCGGGCGGCGTGCCGCATCGGATGGTGTTCTCCAATCCGCTGCCGGGCACGGATTTCGCGCGAATCGCCCGGGACGTCGCCCGAATTTGCGCCGTCGAGATCGATCTGTTCGATGGTGCACCGTTCGATGGGTATCTGTTCCTGGTGGCACTCGATGGGCAGGGCTTCGGCGGACTGGAGCACCGGGACTCCACCGCGCTGATTTTTCCCCGCGAGGATCTGCCGATGCGCGGCGAATCCGCGGTCAGCCCCGGCTACCAGCGGTTCCTGAGTCTCTGTGCGCACGAGTATTTCCATAGTTGGCACGTGAAGCGGATCCGTCCCGCCGCATTCGAGAACCTGCCGTTGGCTGGTCCCGCGCACACCCGTCTATTGTGGGTGTTCGAGGGCTTCACGAGTTACTTCGATGACTGGCTGGTGCGTCGGGCCGGCTTGATCGACGAGGCTCAATATCTGTCTGCCCTGGCCCAGACCGTCAATCGGGCGGTGCGCGGCAAGGGCTGGCAACGACAGACGCTCGAGGATTCCAGCTTTTATGCCTGGACTCGGTTCTACCAGCAGGATGAAAACGCGGTCAATGCGATCGTGAGCTACTACACTCGCGGCGCGATGGTGGCTCTGATGCTCGATCTGATCCTGCGCAAGGCGGGGCGTTCATTGGCGACGGTCATGCAGCGGCTCTGGCAGTCCCATGGCGCGGTGGGATTGCCGGAAGGCGCAGCCATCGAACGGCTGATCGAATCGGTGGGCGGTCTTCCGCTCGGCGAATTCTTTGCCGATGCCTTGCGGGGGACGGTACCCCTCGATTTCGTTCCGCTGCTTGCCGAGTTCGGTGTCCGCGCGGAGGCGGTGGCCGAGCCGCCGTTTTCCGTCGTCGATTTCGGCGCGGTCGTTGGGGGTGACGATCCTCGCGTGGCCCGTGTTCAGATTGTTTTCGAGGATCGTCCTGCCGCTCAGGCAGGATTGGCGGCGGGGGACGAGATCGTTGCGCTCGACGGCTATGCCATCAACGGCGCCGGATGGCAGAAGCGACTTGATCGCTATCGGGCGGGCGATTGGGTCTCGGTGACAGGCTTCCGTCAGGGGCGGCTCCGACAATGGCGCGTGTCGCTGGGCGCGTCGGTCCTGAATCAGTGGCGCCTGTCACCCTCTGCTGATTCCGGCACGGCAGCCGTCACACGCAGGTCGACCTGGTTAGCGGTGGCTGATCACGTCGTCGGGCGAGACGAATGA
- a CDS encoding biotin--[acetyl-CoA-carboxylase] ligase — translation MAWADAQGGRVVSLAEVDSTSDYLRAYWPTFQRDGAAWAVCLADRQTAGRGRQGHAWLSAPGAGLWCSLAVPVVPRVDMAGDATPPLSLVLAAALIDVLRDAGFPVMLKWPNDLWLSERKVGGLLIEQLGVSRARYWLAGIGINWQAPAALPPDKTGGSVEAAGLFDALPAMGVLPNDSTGLRAELTDRLCRRALETIRAPDCWSDWMCRADTYSVLSGRRVQVWQDGSPQSSGFAERIEPDGTLMINTDAGATRVGGSASVRLLI, via the coding sequence ATGGCATGGGCGGATGCGCAGGGCGGACGTGTGGTTTCGCTGGCCGAGGTCGATTCGACCAGTGATTATCTGCGTGCGTATTGGCCGACGTTTCAACGCGATGGCGCCGCCTGGGCCGTGTGCCTGGCCGATCGTCAGACGGCCGGTCGAGGTCGGCAGGGGCATGCCTGGCTGAGTGCACCCGGGGCGGGACTCTGGTGTTCGTTGGCGGTGCCGGTCGTTCCCCGGGTCGACATGGCAGGCGATGCCACGCCGCCCTTGAGCCTGGTCCTGGCCGCTGCCCTGATCGACGTGTTACGCGACGCCGGATTTCCCGTGATGTTGAAGTGGCCAAACGACCTGTGGCTTTCCGAGCGGAAGGTGGGTGGGCTGCTGATCGAGCAGTTGGGCGTCTCGCGGGCGCGGTATTGGTTGGCGGGTATCGGCATCAACTGGCAAGCGCCGGCCGCGCTGCCGCCGGACAAAACCGGTGGCAGCGTCGAGGCGGCGGGTCTGTTTGATGCGCTTCCGGCGATGGGCGTGCTTCCGAATGATTCAACCGGCTTGCGGGCCGAGTTGACCGACCGGCTCTGTCGACGCGCGCTGGAAACGATCCGGGCGCCGGATTGCTGGTCCGATTGGATGTGTCGTGCGGATACCTACAGTGTGCTGTCGGGGCGACGGGTGCAGGTGTGGCAGGACGGCTCGCCTCAGTCGAGCGGTTTCGCGGAACGCATCGAGCCGGACGGCACGCTGATGATTAATACCGATGCTGGCGCAACGCGCGTCGGCGGATCGGCTAGTGTGAGATTGCTCATTTGA
- a CDS encoding type III pantothenate kinase, with protein sequence MDAGNSRIKWRVGPQGDVHTLDWAQAEEWATRLMDTLAAEGGVLKRVVVAAVAPPARCALIKSQLAAALPDVSVQWLRSRARCCGVRLGYPDPGQFGVDRFCALVAARARHPDQAVLVINAGTAVTMDYMNASGDHAGGMIMPSMYAMEVGLTALAPNLGPFFADDRASGTGGVKKKASKTAKPDNSGEVGYLAVDTHSALVLGARWMMAAAVNQMAAALMEDASTPAFRILIGGGGGDDLQSMLGMPAMHVPDLVLEGIVLAARQQR encoded by the coding sequence GTGGACGCGGGGAACTCCCGGATCAAGTGGCGGGTCGGCCCCCAGGGCGACGTGCACACCCTGGACTGGGCGCAAGCCGAGGAATGGGCCACGCGACTGATGGACACCTTGGCTGCGGAGGGCGGGGTGCTCAAGCGGGTGGTCGTTGCTGCCGTCGCACCTCCGGCGCGTTGTGCGTTGATCAAATCCCAGCTGGCGGCGGCCTTGCCCGATGTTTCCGTGCAATGGCTGAGGAGCCGGGCCCGCTGTTGCGGCGTCCGGCTTGGCTATCCGGATCCGGGGCAGTTCGGTGTGGATCGGTTTTGCGCGCTGGTGGCAGCAAGGGCGCGGCATCCGGATCAGGCAGTGCTCGTGATCAATGCAGGTACGGCAGTGACCATGGACTATATGAATGCGTCGGGTGACCACGCCGGGGGCATGATCATGCCCTCAATGTATGCCATGGAAGTCGGGTTGACGGCGTTGGCCCCGAACTTGGGGCCGTTCTTTGCAGATGATCGGGCGTCTGGCACGGGGGGCGTGAAAAAGAAGGCGTCGAAAACTGCGAAACCCGATAACTCCGGGGAGGTCGGTTATCTGGCCGTCGATACGCATTCCGCGCTCGTGCTCGGGGCGAGATGGATGATGGCGGCCGCCGTCAATCAGATGGCCGCGGCACTCATGGAGGACGCATCGACGCCGGCGTTCCGTATTCTGATTGGCGGCGGCGGTGGGGATGACTTGCAGTCGATGCTGGGCATGCCGGCGATGCATGTGCCGGATCTGGTCCTCGAGGGTATTGTCCTCGCAGCACGACAACAGCGATAA